The following are encoded in a window of Oreochromis aureus strain Israel breed Guangdong linkage group 10, ZZ_aureus, whole genome shotgun sequence genomic DNA:
- the LOC116320773 gene encoding protein FAM122A, which translates to MERMEVDQCAGAGGGALRRSNSAPMITSVSDAMTVFSPMSSARYRRSSISINPSCPSQLVPLSPFSLTGDRLDHKRQEENTEMTLRGTLQRLSPSSLVPVPPVSQWHNHTSVWFPSHDSGVTPNSSPSPTRRFRPAVSTTVRWPALTPLKRKGGVESDGPPKKLFVAGVTDPTHRSSYTVSVSQSAADSPPVGGSIPQSHPLSLSPPPSFTPFTSHQHPGH; encoded by the exons ATGGAACGGATGGAAGTGGACCAGTGCGCAGGCGCAGGAGGCGGGGCACTTCGCAGGTCGAACAGCGCCCCCATGATCACGAGTGTCAG TGACGCGATGACGGTCTTCAGTCCCATGTCTTCAGCTCGGTACAGACGCAGCAGCATCTCCATCAACCCCAGCTGTCCCTCGCAG ctcGTCCCTCTGTCTCCTTTCTCTCTGACCGGAGACAGACTCGACCACAAGAGGCAG GAGGAGAACACGGAGATGACGCTCAGAGGGACTCTGCAGAGACTCAG tCCTTCCAGTCTGGTCCCAGTTCCTCCAGTCAGCCAGTGGCACAACCACACATCAGTG tggtTTCCGTCACACGACAGCGGCGTCACGCCCAACTCCTCCCCGAGCCCTACCAGGAGGTTCAG ACCTGCGGTCAGCACCACAGTGAGGTGGCCGGCGTTGACTCCGCTGAAGAGGAAAG GGGGGGTGGAGTCAGATGGACCCCCAAAGAAGCTCTTTGTTGCTGGAGTAACAGACCCCACCCACCGCAGCAGCTACACAGTTAG CGTCTCTCAGTCAGCGGCAGACTCTCCTCCTGTGGGAGGGTCCATTCCTCAGTCccaccctctgtctctctcgccCCCACCCTCCTTCACCCCCTTCACCTCCCACCAGCACCCCGGACACTAA